The following is a genomic window from Candidatus Abyssobacteria bacterium SURF_5.
CATCTCCAAAACCACAAAGGAAACCCAACAGAGCCAATAAGAAGGAGCAGTCAGCAAAAATCCGCCCCCAAGGGCCGATTTAGATGCGTAAGCCCTATGCGCGCGCGGCTCTTGTCGGCAAGCGCCTTGAAGACGGTGGTATACTCTTTTAGCTCTTCCATATATATTACCCAATGGCAATATATCAAAAAAGCGTCGCTTTGTCAACCAGTCTGCGCCGCCGGTTTCCAAAGATAAAAAGCGTTTCTACGGCTTCCGGGTAGTACCTCTGCTGACACGGCGAACGCTCTCCATTTTGGCAGTATGGAGTCGCCGGTGCGACAGGATTTTGCCGCTGTCACTAGCGCAGAAATCAAACTTCCGGCATGATTGTGTGTTCAGGACAACGGTTTCAGGTGACCAGCCCGCGGGACGCAAGTCCTGAAAGAGCATCCTTATCCGGAGGAGTCCGCGTTGCGCGGACGTGCTGTGGGTCATACCCCGTCTGTGTCCCATAAGTCAGTTCTTGCAGAGAGGAAGGAGAAAGACGATGTCAGGCAGAAGTCCATCAGGTCGCCGAATCACCCTTTTCGCTGTAGTGCCGGTCCTGGCAATCGCGATGGTGCTCATCAGCGCGTTCCAGGTCTGGGCTTCCGAGGACGATGACCTTGTTTTTCTTGGAAAATCTATCTTTTTCGACACAAACCTGTCGAAGCCGCCCGGCCAAGCCTGCGCTTCATGTCACGATCCGGCGGCGGGATTCGCAGACCCCGACAGCGACCTGCCGGTATCACAAGGGGCTCTCCCATTTGCCGTCAAGAGCCGAAACGCCCAAAGCGTGGGGTATGCCGCTTTCAGCCCGGCGCTGTATTACGACCCGACGCCGCGTCCCGGGATCATGGAAGGCATGTATGTAGGCGGACTATTCTGGGATGGGCGGGCGGACACGCTTGAGGAACAGGCTCAAATGCCGTTGCTCGACCCGCTCGAGATGCATAACCGGAACAAGCGTCAGGTTGTGATGGCGGTGTTGCGTTCCGACTATGCGCCGCTCTTCATCGAGGTGTTCGGCTGGAAATCGCTACGGAGCATGGACGAGGCGTTTGAGTCAGTGGCCGAGGCAATCGCAGCGTATGAGCGCTCTGAGGAGGTAAGCCCGTTCACCTCGAAATTCGATTATTGGCAGGACGGAGAGACTGAACTCACCGAAGCCGAGTTGCGCGGGTATGACCTGTTCACGGGCAAGGCCAAATGCAAGAACTGCCACTCGCTCGACGGCGGTCCCGACGGCAGGCCGCTTTTCACAAATTTCGGCCACCAGAATCTCGGCACCCCAAAGAACCCGGATAATCCATTCTATCTCCTGCCGCCGCCGTTCAATCCCGAGGGCGACGACTATGTGGATTTGGGTCTGGGCGCTGTCTTAAACGACCCGATGGAAAACGGCAAGTTCAAAATCCCCTCGTTGCGCAATGTCGCGATGACTCCGCCGTACGAACACAATGGCGTGTTTGAGACGCTTCATGAAGTGGTCCAATTCAACAACACGCGCGACGTGGCCGACTGGCCGCCGCCGGAGGTCCCCGAGAACGTCCATCGGCACGACCCTCCGATGCCGGGCACGTTCGGCAGGCTGGGCCTGACTGATGAGGAAGTGGATGATATTGTCGCTTTCCTCGAGACGCTGACCGACGGCTATCAACCATGAAAGTGAAAGGAAATCAGGCTCGGCGGAAGCCCGGCCGGATTCAATCCATTCCGCACAGCGCGATGTAACCGATCGCAAGAGGGAACAAGGTGCCGAAATCGCCCATCGAGCCAGCCAGTTCTCGGAGGTTGAATTCAAAACTGCCGATTTTCATCCGTGCCTTCTCCTCCTACACGATCCACTTCCGGCGGATGTTTCGCAGGCTGACTGCGAAGAGAGCCGCGCAGAACGCCGCCAGCAACCCGAAGTCCAGCGGCAACGGCATTTGCCCGACCTGGCTGACCGACGCGTGCAGCACGTCGGCGCCGTAGGTGAGCGGCAGCGCGTACGACAAAGGTTTGAGAAACAGCGGCAGCTTTTCGATGGGGAAGAACAGCCCGCAGAGGAAGATCATGGGAAATCGGAAGAAGTTGGAGAACGTTTGGGCCTCGAACACCTCGCTGACCGCCACGGCGATGAAGAGGCCCAGAAAGGTCGAGGCAACAGCGATCAGGAAAACAGCCGGAATAAACGCGCTCCATGCCACCCGCGACAGATCGACCAGAAACGCCGCTAACACGACAGGCACGGAGGCGTTGGCGATGCCGAATGCAATTGCTCCACCCGTCTTGGCCAGCATCAGGAGTTCCAATGGAATGGGTGCGAGCAGCAGGCGCTCGAATGAGCGCTGCTTCTTCTCGAAGGTCACCGTCACCGCAAGCATGGAGGTTGTTCCGAACAGGATCGAGACGGCCACCACTCCCGGAAGCAGGCTCAGGATGCTTCCCACACCGGTTCCAGACCTGATGAAAAACATGGCCGTCCAAGCCAGAGGGAACACAATTCCCCAACTGACGTTGGGCGGTTTCAAATAATAGGTTCGCATGTCCTTGAGGACGATATTCCAGAAAGCGATCCACAGCTTCATTGGCCGCCTCCCGCTTTTTCCTTCTCTTTGCGCATGGCATCGGCCTCGATGCCGGTTATCCGCACGAATACGTCCTCGAGCGAGGGCCGCATTCTCCGGGCCTCTCTGACCTCGACCCCCTGCTCTTCCAAAAGGCGGATTATCGGCCCGACGCGGACAGGCTCGTCTGCCTCTACACGAATCACGCCGGGCGCGAGGATGGAGAAGTCCAGATCGGCGAAGGAATCAGCGAGCTTGTCCAGTATGTTCGACAGTTGATCTGCGCAGGCAATCTGGACCACGTGCTTCTCCTGGATGGGCTGAACCAGATGCTCGACTGAATCGATCCGGACGATGCGGCCGGACACGATAAACGCGATGCGATCGCACAGCCGCTCCGCCTCTTCGATATAATGCGTAGTCAGAAATATGGTGGTTCCGCCTTGATGCAGATCGGCGATGAGCTGACGCAACTGCCGCGCGCTGGCCACGTCGATGCCGGTGGTCGGTTCGTCCAGGAACAGGATTTCGGGGGTGTGGATGATCCCGGCGGCGATGGTGAGCTTGCGCTTCATGCCCTTGGAATAACCGCCGAACTTGCGGTCCGCCGCCTCGCTCAACCCGAAATCGCCGAGAAGAGCCTTTGCTCTGGTCTGCCGTTCGCTCTTGCCGATTCCGTAAAGAGACGCGCAGAAGCAGAGATTTTCGAAGCCGGTGAGCTCCGGGTAGAGGTTGCTTTCGTCCGGCACCACGCCGATGAGATGCTGGGCCGCCCGGGGATTCTTCACGCAGTCGATGCCGCCGATCCGGATAGTTCCCAAGTCGGGTCGGGCCAGGCCGGTGAGCATGTTGATCGTTGTGGTTTTGCCCGCGCCATTGGGGCCGAGAAACCCGAACAGCTCGCCACGCCGCACGTCGAAGCTGACGGAATCGACGGCAACGACATCGCCGAAGCGCTTGGCCAGATGAGAAGCCTCAATTATCTGAGTGTCCTTCGTCATCTATTTCCTTACGAACCTGAGGATTTCGAGTTTTCAAGGGCGCCGACTCGGTTTTGCCAATGGTCAATACGTCCGTCTTTCAAGTGATATACGTGGTCGAAACCCTCGATCATCCTCACATCATGAGTGACCACGATTACCGCTGACTTATTTTGTCCGGCGATCCGCTTCAATAATTCCATGACCCGTTTCCCTCTGGTTGTGTCAAGGGAGGCAGTCGGTTCATCGGCAAGGATCAAGCGCGGGCTGTTGGCCAAGGCCCGCGCAATCGCCACGCGCTGTTGTTCGCCTCCGGAAAGGAAGGCTGGCAGGTAATCGGCCCTATCAGCGATTTCCATGTATTCGAGAAGCTCCGTAACCCGAGTTTGAGCCTGATTTCCCGTTACGCCAACCAGGTTCAAGGAGAAAAGCACATTTTGCCGCGCCGTAAGAAATGGGATCAGATTATGAGATTGAAAAACGAATCCGATTTTCTCGCGGCGCAGGCGGCGGACATCGACGCCTGTCCAGCCGTTCTTCTGAAAAATTGTCTGTCCATCGAAGACGATCGTGCCTGCTGTGGGTTTAAGAATCAGACTAATGCACAGGAGCAATGTTGTCTTCCCGGAGCCGCTCGGTCCGAGTAATGCCACAAGATTGCCCTCGGAGACGGCCAGATTTACATCCTCGAGAGCTTGGACCTCAAGATGGCCGGATCCGAATAATTTTGAGAGCGCTTCGGCCCTGAGAACTTCCATTCCTATCCTCCCAAAGCCCTAGCGGGTTCCGTCCTTATCGCCCGCCACAGGCCCAAAATGCTCGCGAAAATGCCGCCGATCAAAGCAATGGCGAATGTAATGACATCATCGGAAGGAACCCTCAATATTGTTCTGGGGAACAGCGTGTACGTGTTCTGAATAACAATCAGGCCAAACAGAAAGGAGCTTGCTGTCAGGAGAAGCGATTGTTCCATCACGAGGCGAGCTATCACGAAGTTAGGGGCGCCAATGAGCTTCATGACGGCTATGCTTTGAATTTTCTCCGTGGTGAAGGTGTAGACCACCAGAGAAATGATGACCACGGATACGATCATGAGAAGCGTTCTGAAGAGGAAAAGCTGTTTCTTCATGGTTCCCAGTCGTCCCTTCATCATTAATTGACTCTCTTCTTGTGTGCTGAAGGCCGATAAATAGAGCCATTTCTTGATATACTGCGCTACCTGGTCACGGTCTGCGCCAGGCTGCAGGCGGACAAGAATTGCATTGATAATGTGGGTATCCGCTTGAAGCAGAGGAACCAGTTTTTGTGATTGGGCGGGTGATAAATACGTCTGCTTCGATAGAGTTTGAAGAAGCCGCTCGCGCTGGGCGCGCACCTCCTCATTGTCTTTTTGGTAGAGCACTTCCTGGGCGTCAGGCAGCGAAAGGTAAACGAGGGGTTCTCCATCGGGAGAGATTGCTTCTTTGGCCAAACCGACCACTATATAGGTGTGCAGGCCCAGGCGTATTTTGTCTCCAAGGCTCACTCCCAATTTTGGATGGGCTACCATTTCATAATGAGCTTGTTGGATGCTTCTGCCGGCGTATATCTTTTTCGGTCCGCCTAGTCCGCCAAAAACGTCATAACCGACAATGCTGAAGCGCCGGCTCCTGCCGTTTATTACTCGCTCCACAACGTAAAAGATGAGAGGACTGGCTTTTTCGACTCCCGGTGTCGCCCCGACCCTGTAGTGATAATATTGGGGCAGAGTGGACTGCTCGTTGAATGGTCCTCCTCGATATCTCTCCACGACCCAAAGATCGGGATTCGTCACTCGAATGAAAGCGAGTCCCTCAAAAATAACTCCGCGATAGATGCCGTTCATGGCGAGGACAATGGTAAAGAGCAAGCCAACGCCTAGAACCGTGGCAACAAAGCGGCCCTTATGAATCTTCAGGTCGTATACCGCTAAATCCATGAATCAGCTCGCGCTCGCCTCAAGTTCCGGTTTCACATAATTGCCAGGCTTGATTCCCGCCGGGTTGATTATCACCATGTCACCCTCTTTGAGTCCGTCTATTATCGCTACTTTCCCCCCGTTTTCAAACCCTGTCGAAACAGGACGGAAGCTTACGAGCGCATCGGAGACCAAGAAGACCCCTTTCGAGCCTTTCTGCTGGGTTATGGCGGACAGCGGAGCCACAGGGGCTGTCTGAGTTCCAGTTTGAATTTCAACTTCCGTTTCTTCTCCGATCACCAGAGGTTCCGGCAAGGAGTCAAACTTCACATCCACTTCCAGTTCGCGAGTCACGATATCCGCCTCCTTATTTATGCGGACGACCTCTCCCTGAAAGACCCGTCCCGACCTGAGTCTGATGGAAGCTTTCTGTCCCTCACGCAATTCGGCCAACTTCGTTTCGTCTATCCACGTGGCTGACCAGACCTGATAATCCACCATTTGGAAAATGGGCAGTCCGGGAGAGATGGTGTCTCCGACTTCCGTCGTTCGCGAAGTAACGAGTCCGTCCATAGGAGCAAAAATGCGGGTATACGCGAATTCCGCCTCCGCCGCACGTTCCCTGAAGTCGGCCTCCTGAAACTCCGCTTCCGCAGCGGCTATAGCATGCTCGGAAACAGTGACATTGCTCTCGGCGACTTTGAGCGCGGCCTCAGTAGTGTCAAAGACCGCTTGCGAAATGATGCCGTTTTTCAGCAACTCCGAATATCGCCGATAATTGCTTTGGGTCAATTCCAGATTCGCCTGGCTTTTTAGCAGGTCGGCCCGGGCCCCCGATAGAGTCTGTTCGGCTCGATTTTTCGCAGCGCGAGCGCCGGCCATTTGCGCTCTTAATTGATCAGAGTCCAATTCGGCCAGAAGTTGCCCTTTCTTTACTCGTTCCCCCTGGTCCGCATAGAGTTTCACTAAAATACCCGTTATTTTGGCGCCCACCGCGACCGGCACCCGCGACTGTACCGTTCCCGGCCCCTGCACCAAGCGCTGAATCTCCGCTTTCCTGACTAAGGTAACAGCGATCGAATGACGATACCAGAATAATCGATAGGCCAAAAGCATGATAACGAGGACGAAAATCAGAAGCGTAGCGATTTTCTTCCCATTTAATGGTTTCATTTCCGTGAATCCTTGATGTTGCTTGATTGAAAAATGAGATGATTTGATTTCAGTCTTTCCGCTTTGGGCGGACGGTATTCTTTGCTTCCCCATGGCATTTCCTGTCCTGTTTCAGCGAATGATTGCCGTCATTTTGCAGTTCTTCGGGTCCGTGACAATTCTTGTTGCCCTGGCACAGGCACGGCGGCTTCTTCTTGCCGGCTGGCCGCTTGTGCGCGAGCGCCGCGCCGGCTTGGGAAATCCATTCAATCGCCTCTTTCCATTGGCCGAAAGCTTCTTCGTTCAAACGATAGTGTAGAAAATAGCTATGACGCTCCGGCGTCACCAGACCCATTTCTCGAAGGGCGCGAAGGTGCTGCGATACAGCTCCCTGGCTGACACCCAGTCGCTCGGAAAGCGCTCCAACGCACAGCGTATGCCGCTTCAACAAGTACACCATGCGAACACGCGTCTCAGAAGAAAGGGCTTTGAAAAAGCGGGATAATTCTTTGATGTCGT
Proteins encoded in this region:
- a CDS encoding cytochrome-c peroxidase; translated protein: MSGRSPSGRRITLFAVVPVLAIAMVLISAFQVWASEDDDLVFLGKSIFFDTNLSKPPGQACASCHDPAAGFADPDSDLPVSQGALPFAVKSRNAQSVGYAAFSPALYYDPTPRPGIMEGMYVGGLFWDGRADTLEEQAQMPLLDPLEMHNRNKRQVVMAVLRSDYAPLFIEVFGWKSLRSMDEAFESVAEAIAAYERSEEVSPFTSKFDYWQDGETELTEAELRGYDLFTGKAKCKNCHSLDGGPDGRPLFTNFGHQNLGTPKNPDNPFYLLPPPFNPEGDDYVDLGLGAVLNDPMENGKFKIPSLRNVAMTPPYEHNGVFETLHEVVQFNNTRDVADWPPPEVPENVHRHDPPMPGTFGRLGLTDEEVDDIVAFLETLTDGYQP
- a CDS encoding ABC transporter permease, with the protein product MKLWIAFWNIVLKDMRTYYLKPPNVSWGIVFPLAWTAMFFIRSGTGVGSILSLLPGVVAVSILFGTTSMLAVTVTFEKKQRSFERLLLAPIPLELLMLAKTGGAIAFGIANASVPVVLAAFLVDLSRVAWSAFIPAVFLIAVASTFLGLFIAVAVSEVFEAQTFSNFFRFPMIFLCGLFFPIEKLPLFLKPLSYALPLTYGADVLHASVSQVGQMPLPLDFGLLAAFCAALFAVSLRNIRRKWIV
- a CDS encoding ATP-binding cassette domain-containing protein, whose product is MTKDTQIIEASHLAKRFGDVVAVDSVSFDVRRGELFGFLGPNGAGKTTTINMLTGLARPDLGTIRIGGIDCVKNPRAAQHLIGVVPDESNLYPELTGFENLCFCASLYGIGKSERQTRAKALLGDFGLSEAADRKFGGYSKGMKRKLTIAAGIIHTPEILFLDEPTTGIDVASARQLRQLIADLHQGGTTIFLTTHYIEEAERLCDRIAFIVSGRIVRIDSVEHLVQPIQEKHVVQIACADQLSNILDKLADSFADLDFSILAPGVIRVEADEPVRVGPIIRLLEEQGVEVREARRMRPSLEDVFVRITGIEADAMRKEKEKAGGGQ
- a CDS encoding ABC transporter ATP-binding protein, yielding MEVLRAEALSKLFGSGHLEVQALEDVNLAVSEGNLVALLGPSGSGKTTLLLCISLILKPTAGTIVFDGQTIFQKNGWTGVDVRRLRREKIGFVFQSHNLIPFLTARQNVLFSLNLVGVTGNQAQTRVTELLEYMEIADRADYLPAFLSGGEQQRVAIARALANSPRLILADEPTASLDTTRGKRVMELLKRIAGQNKSAVIVVTHDVRMIEGFDHVYHLKDGRIDHWQNRVGALENSKSSGS
- a CDS encoding ABC transporter permease, yielding MDLAVYDLKIHKGRFVATVLGVGLLFTIVLAMNGIYRGVIFEGLAFIRVTNPDLWVVERYRGGPFNEQSTLPQYYHYRVGATPGVEKASPLIFYVVERVINGRSRRFSIVGYDVFGGLGGPKKIYAGRSIQQAHYEMVAHPKLGVSLGDKIRLGLHTYIVVGLAKEAISPDGEPLVYLSLPDAQEVLYQKDNEEVRAQRERLLQTLSKQTYLSPAQSQKLVPLLQADTHIINAILVRLQPGADRDQVAQYIKKWLYLSAFSTQEESQLMMKGRLGTMKKQLFLFRTLLMIVSVVIISLVVYTFTTEKIQSIAVMKLIGAPNFVIARLVMEQSLLLTASSFLFGLIVIQNTYTLFPRTILRVPSDDVITFAIALIGGIFASILGLWRAIRTEPARALGG
- a CDS encoding efflux RND transporter periplasmic adaptor subunit, whose translation is MGKQRIPSAQSGKTEIKSSHFSIKQHQGFTEMKPLNGKKIATLLIFVLVIMLLAYRLFWYRHSIAVTLVRKAEIQRLVQGPGTVQSRVPVAVGAKITGILVKLYADQGERVKKGQLLAELDSDQLRAQMAGARAAKNRAEQTLSGARADLLKSQANLELTQSNYRRYSELLKNGIISQAVFDTTEAALKVAESNVTVSEHAIAAAEAEFQEADFRERAAEAEFAYTRIFAPMDGLVTSRTTEVGDTISPGLPIFQMVDYQVWSATWIDETKLAELREGQKASIRLRSGRVFQGEVVRINKEADIVTRELEVDVKFDSLPEPLVIGEETEVEIQTGTQTAPVAPLSAITQQKGSKGVFLVSDALVSFRPVSTGFENGGKVAIIDGLKEGDMVIINPAGIKPGNYVKPELEASAS
- a CDS encoding ArsR family transcriptional regulator, which codes for MDDIKELSRFFKALSSETRVRMVYLLKRHTLCVGALSERLGVSQGAVSQHLRALREMGLVTPERHSYFLHYRLNEEAFGQWKEAIEWISQAGAALAHKRPAGKKKPPCLCQGNKNCHGPEELQNDGNHSLKQDRKCHGEAKNTVRPKRKD